Proteins found in one Nostoc sp. NIES-3756 genomic segment:
- a CDS encoding TspO/MBR family protein yields MIKSWMVIGGVAILVALAANFITPSDRKWFKRLQRPRWLTFEAAIPVIWTVIFICGAWSAYIVWEKNPGTNTTWVIMGLYLLLEIVTIAYTPVMFRLRSLQVGTIVGGIGLILSIILTLFILTISGWAALLLIPYLLWSPIGTYTTWQMVHLNPQDT; encoded by the coding sequence ATGATTAAGTCTTGGATGGTGATTGGAGGTGTGGCTATTTTAGTTGCCTTAGCTGCTAACTTCATTACACCTAGCGATCGCAAATGGTTTAAACGCTTACAAAGACCCAGATGGCTAACCTTTGAAGCTGCAATTCCCGTTATCTGGACTGTAATTTTTATTTGTGGTGCTTGGTCAGCTTATATCGTATGGGAAAAGAATCCAGGTACTAATACGACCTGGGTGATCATGGGTTTATATCTACTACTAGAAATTGTCACGATCGCATATACACCTGTAATGTTCAGACTGCGTAGTCTTCAGGTAGGTACAATTGTCGGCGGTATAGGTTTAATTCTCAGCATAATTTTAACTCTATTTATCCTCACAATCTCCGGCTGGGCTGCATTATTATTAATCCCTTATTTGCTGTGGAGTCCAATTGGTACTTACACAACTTGGCAAATGGTTCATCTCAATCCCCAGGATACTTAA
- a CDS encoding TspO/MBR family protein, which translates to MTPSWIVIGAVTFLVAIGSFFITPRDVKWFAQLSRPRWLVFEPLIPLIWTVIFICGAASAYIVWEHNPGSIVTWLLMGLYLLVEVITVTYIPLMLRFRSLKTGEIIGLSGFIAGVVLAIAVLPISVIAALLLVPYLLWSPIGTYTTDELRQLNPEDA; encoded by the coding sequence ATGACACCTTCTTGGATCGTGATTGGGGCTGTAACTTTCTTAGTTGCAATTGGTAGTTTCTTCATCACTCCCCGCGATGTTAAATGGTTCGCTCAATTAAGTCGCCCGCGATGGCTAGTTTTTGAGCCGCTTATACCTTTGATTTGGACTGTAATTTTTATTTGCGGTGCAGCTTCCGCCTACATTGTTTGGGAACATAACCCAGGTAGTATTGTTACTTGGCTGCTAATGGGTTTATATCTCTTAGTTGAAGTAATCACTGTAACTTACATACCTTTAATGTTGCGATTTCGTAGTCTTAAAACTGGAGAAATTATTGGCTTAAGTGGCTTTATTGCAGGTGTTGTTTTAGCGATCGCAGTATTACCTATCTCCGTAATCGCCGCCTTATTACTTGTTCCCTATTTACTCTGGAGTCCCATTGGTACATACACCACCGACGAATTAAGACAACTAAACCCCGAAGACGCTTAA
- a CDS encoding M15 family metallopeptidase, whose amino-acid sequence MRPYHHIPIVECGESLVEIPLELFAVESPHPYEKLGATYGDYSPYYLRQSVVKNLIQAQNYLELLLPLWRIQIFDGYRPVAVQQFMVDYSFATAVQERGFIETELTLQQRQEIWEAVYEIWAVPSLNEKTPPPHSTGAAVDVTLVDDSGQVVNMGSPIDELSERSHPDYYAHSEQLTHRQYHAHRQLLCDVMLKAGFQRNPKEWWHFCYGDQMWAWLSHQPSAMYGRLR is encoded by the coding sequence ATAAGACCTTATCACCATATACCTATTGTGGAATGTGGTGAATCCCTAGTAGAGATTCCCCTAGAACTTTTTGCGGTGGAATCTCCCCATCCTTATGAAAAATTAGGGGCTACTTACGGAGACTATTCGCCTTATTACTTACGTCAGAGTGTAGTTAAAAATCTAATTCAAGCTCAAAATTATTTAGAGTTGTTACTTCCTCTCTGGCGTATTCAAATTTTTGATGGCTATCGTCCTGTAGCTGTACAGCAATTTATGGTAGATTACAGCTTTGCTACGGCTGTACAGGAACGCGGGTTCATTGAGACTGAGTTAACTCTACAGCAACGCCAAGAAATTTGGGAAGCAGTTTACGAGATTTGGGCTGTACCAAGTTTGAATGAAAAAACGCCCCCTCCCCACAGTACAGGTGCAGCAGTAGATGTGACGTTAGTGGATGATAGCGGACAAGTTGTTAACATGGGTTCGCCCATTGATGAATTGTCAGAGCGATCGCATCCCGATTACTATGCCCATAGTGAACAACTAACACATAGGCAATATCATGCTCATCGTCAATTATTGTGCGATGTCATGCTTAAAGCTGGCTTTCAACGCAACCCCAAAGAGTGGTGGCATTTTTGTTACGGCGATCAAATGTGGGCTTGGTTGAGCCATCAGCCATCAGCCATGTATGGGCGTTTAAGATAG